One stretch of Candidatus Binatia bacterium DNA includes these proteins:
- the czcD gene encoding cadmium, cobalt and zinc/H(+)-K(+) antiporter translates to MATPGTAKDTPRSPTSTGLLWALVLTASFCAIEALAGWWTNSLALLSDAGHMLSDVVALSIALLAAWLAARPPTETKTFGYHRLEIVAAFVNGLAMWLVVGLIWHEAYHRFWNPPRVAAEGMVAVASLGLGVNGVVLWILRRASGESLNVRAALVHVMGDALGSVSALIAGVALWHYGWAWADPTASFTIGGLILYSSWGIVSESLDILMMGTPREISLAEVDRTLRSLPGVVDVHDLHVWTMTSGMYELTAHLVVRPDVVHRTLIEQTQASLRDRFGIAHITVQLDPEDACAEEFRRHARAAN, encoded by the coding sequence GTGGCAACTCCAGGGACCGCCAAAGACACACCTCGCTCACCGACATCGACGGGCCTCCTCTGGGCTCTCGTCCTCACCGCCAGCTTCTGCGCCATCGAGGCCCTGGCCGGTTGGTGGACGAATAGCTTGGCCCTTTTATCCGACGCCGGCCACATGCTTTCCGACGTGGTGGCGCTGAGCATCGCATTGCTGGCCGCGTGGCTTGCTGCCCGCCCGCCGACGGAAACGAAAACCTTTGGCTATCACCGCCTCGAAATCGTTGCCGCTTTCGTCAATGGCCTGGCGATGTGGCTTGTGGTTGGGCTCATTTGGCACGAAGCCTACCACCGGTTTTGGAACCCACCTCGCGTGGCTGCCGAAGGCATGGTGGCGGTGGCCTCATTGGGCTTGGGCGTCAATGGTGTGGTGTTGTGGATATTGCGCCGGGCCTCGGGAGAAAGCCTCAATGTGCGTGCGGCGCTGGTGCACGTTATGGGTGACGCGTTGGGCTCGGTCAGCGCATTGATCGCCGGTGTAGCCTTGTGGCATTACGGATGGGCGTGGGCGGATCCCACAGCGAGCTTCACGATCGGCGGCCTCATTTTGTACAGCTCGTGGGGGATCGTGAGTGAATCGCTGGACATCCTCATGATGGGTACACCGCGGGAAATCTCGCTCGCGGAGGTGGATCGGACCCTGCGGAGCCTTCCGGGCGTGGTGGACGTGCATGACTTGCATGTGTGGACGATGACCTCGGGCATGTACGAACTCACGGCCCACTTGGTGGTCCGGCCGGACGTGGTGCACCGCACCCTCATCGAGCAAACGCAAGCATCGCTCCGCGATCGCTTTGGGATCGCGCACATTACGGTGCAACTCGACCCGGAAGACGCCTGTGCCGAGGAGTTTCGCCGCCACGCCCGTGCCGCTAACTGA
- a CDS encoding methyltransferase yields the protein MSVANTEQEQYWNAEAGEKWVRYRRLLDEQIRPLGREAMELARIGAGEQVLDVGCGCGDTTIELAARVSPGGHVLGIDISTPMLQYAKERAEAEAVENVTFVRGDAQVYPLPKGKFHVVFSRFGVMFFSDPVAAFRNFIQGSRPGARLAFVCWQGVTENPWMAVPLMAALQCLPQPVDMPDPDAPGPFAFANPDKVRRILTEAGYERVELHSIHRELTIGAGEPVEKVVEFLLQMGPTGKVLRSVDSSTRARVAESVLAALRPYEREGGVRMPGTAWIVTARTPV from the coding sequence ATGAGTGTCGCGAACACGGAGCAGGAACAATACTGGAACGCCGAAGCGGGCGAGAAGTGGGTACGTTACCGAAGGCTTTTGGACGAGCAGATCCGCCCGCTGGGCCGCGAGGCGATGGAACTGGCGCGAATCGGTGCGGGCGAGCAAGTACTCGACGTTGGTTGCGGCTGCGGCGATACTACGATCGAACTGGCCGCACGGGTCAGCCCAGGCGGGCATGTGTTGGGCATCGACATCTCCACTCCGATGCTGCAGTACGCCAAGGAGCGGGCCGAAGCCGAAGCCGTGGAGAACGTCACCTTCGTGCGCGGGGATGCGCAGGTGTACCCGCTGCCAAAGGGGAAATTTCACGTGGTATTCTCGCGCTTTGGCGTGATGTTTTTTTCCGATCCCGTGGCTGCGTTTCGCAACTTCATCCAAGGTTCGCGCCCGGGAGCGCGCCTGGCCTTCGTGTGCTGGCAAGGCGTGACCGAAAATCCGTGGATGGCCGTGCCCCTGATGGCCGCTTTGCAGTGCCTGCCGCAGCCAGTGGACATGCCGGATCCGGATGCGCCGGGACCGTTCGCCTTCGCCAACCCGGACAAGGTGCGAAGGATCCTCACGGAAGCAGGCTACGAACGCGTGGAACTCCACTCCATCCACCGAGAGCTTACCATCGGCGCCGGCGAGCCAGTGGAGAAGGTCGTGGAGTTTTTGCTGCAAATGGGGCCGACCGGGAAAGTACTCCGCAGCGTGGATTCCAGCACGAGAGCGCGCGTGGCCGAGAGTGTACTCGCTGCGCTCCGGCCGTACGAGCGCGAGGGAGGCGTGCGCATGCCGGGAACAGCCTGGATCGTAACCGCGCGAACCCCGGTTTGA
- a CDS encoding UPF0215 protein, with translation MRRLSNTVGFDDAPFPRRHRGRVPVVGAVFASTRFDGVLLGTVERDGEDATAVFARLVRRSRFYEHVQVVFLQGVTFGGFNVVDVPALSAELRRPVLVVARRQPNWEKLRQALCEKIPGGAAKWRLLERLGPMEPVAGVYVQRCGLSLEEARSMIQRTAIWGRLPEPLRVAHLIAGALGRGESRGGG, from the coding sequence GTGCGGCGCCTCTCCAACACCGTAGGGTTCGACGACGCCCCGTTCCCGCGACGCCACCGTGGGCGGGTTCCCGTGGTCGGGGCCGTGTTCGCCTCGACCCGGTTCGATGGCGTGTTACTCGGTACGGTAGAACGCGACGGCGAGGACGCCACAGCAGTGTTCGCACGTCTCGTGCGCCGCTCGCGGTTTTACGAGCATGTTCAAGTCGTCTTCCTCCAAGGAGTCACCTTTGGTGGTTTCAATGTCGTGGACGTTCCCGCACTGAGCGCAGAACTGCGACGCCCCGTGTTGGTGGTGGCGCGGAGACAACCAAACTGGGAAAAACTGCGTCAAGCACTGTGCGAGAAGATCCCAGGCGGAGCAGCAAAATGGCGTTTGCTCGAACGGCTCGGACCCATGGAGCCGGTGGCCGGAGTCTACGTCCAGCGGTGCGGTTTATCACTGGAGGAAGCTCGTTCGATGATTCAGCGCACTGCAATCTGGGGCCGACTTCCGGAACCGTTGCGCGTCGCTCACTTGATTGCAGGAGCGCTCGGCCGCGGTGAGAGCCGCGGCGGCGGTTAA